GAGGCCACCCGCAACCTGCCGCGCCGTCAGGCCGGCGCCGGCGCCGGCATCTACAACACCACCCGCACCATCGGCTCGGTGGTCGGCTCGTCCGCGATCGCCGCGTTCATGCAGGGCCGCCTGGAGGCGAACCTCCCCGGTCTCGAGTCCGCCCCCGCCGGGTTCGGCGAAGGTGGGGCGCTGCCGGATGCTGTCGCCGAGGGGTTCTCCGCCGGCATGGCCCAGGCGATGCTGCTGCCGGCATCCGTCATGGCCGTCGCCCTCGTGGCCGCACTGTTCCTGCGCCGCCACCGGAACGGCGACGGCAACGGCTCCGCGCGCTGACGCGCAAGGCCCGCGCCGTGACGGGCGATCGCCGGAAGAACCGGGTCACCGGAAGAGCGCGATGCCGGCCTGTCCGATCAGCGCGAACACGATCGCCCAGACGATGATCGAGACAACCTGCCAGAAGATGACGAGGTTGCGGTCGGCGCCGAAGGACACCATCATGCCCGAGGTGATCTGGCTCGGCAGCACGGTCTGACCGAGCAGGCTGACGCCGGGGACGCCGAAGCGGTCGAACATGCGCTTGACCTTCTGGCGCCGAGCGGACGGCTCCTCGGGTTCGGCGCCGCCATTGCGACGGGCGAGCACCTTCTGCCGTGCGGTCGCCGCGGCGAACACGAAGGCGAGCATCGAGATCACGTTGCCGATCACCGCGGCGAGCACCGCGATCGGCACCGGCACGCCGGCGACGACGCCGACCAGGGTGCCGAAGTACGACTCGATGAACGGGATCGCTGCGGCGAGCATGACCCCCGCCCACTGCAGCCACAGGGGAAGGGACTGGGTGAAATCGACGAGTGCTTCCTGCATGGTTTCCTCCGGTGCGATGTGTAAAGCGCGTTTGACATGACAAGCATGCTTGACACGTCTGGACGATGTCAAGTCGGCTTTACACGCGTGTCGTGCTCCCGTACGGTTGAGACGTGCGCAGCAGGGTCAAGGAGCTCAGGACCGAGCGCGGGCTCTCGCAGCAGGCCCTCGCCACGGCCGTCGGCGTGTCCCGGCAGACGATCAACGCCATCGAGACCGGCCGCTACGACCCCTCGCTGACACTGGCCGTGCACCTCGCGCGTCACTTCGGATCGACCGTTGAGGAGGTCTTCGATGTCGATGGATGAACCGGTCGACGAGGAGAACGGGGGACGGATGCGGTGGCCGATGTCGCTCGTGAACACGATCCTCGTGGGTGTGTGCGCGGTGGGGGCACTGGTGTGCTTCGTGCTCGGCGCGCAGATCGCCGGCGTCGCGCTGCTGCTCGGCGCGATCGGCGGCGGGGTGGGCGCGATCCTCGCGCGTCGCTCGGGCTCGGGCGACCTCGAGCGGGTCAACGCGCTGGAGTACGCCGACGAGCGCGACCGTGCCGCGGCGGCCAAGGGACTCGCCGTGGTGGGTGTGCTCGCGCTCGTGCTCAGTGCGGTGCAGATCATCGTGCACGCCGCGGTCGACACCGACCCGGTCTCGCGCACGATGGCGATCATCACG
This is a stretch of genomic DNA from Microbacterium sp. YJN-G. It encodes these proteins:
- a CDS encoding helix-turn-helix transcriptional regulator, whose translation is MRSRVKELRTERGLSQQALATAVGVSRQTINAIETGRYDPSLTLAVHLARHFGSTVEEVFDVDG